The sequence TTTGACAGCGCTGGaactgctgctgccccagctggggGTGGGAGCAGCCCAGGCCCCCCCGAGCAGGCAGGATCAGGGCCATGTTGCCGCCCCAGCTGagtgctgcctgcgctgctgggCGCGACGACGTGGCTCGCTGTCTTCCTCTGCTTTAGTCTGGTGCTTAGAGCCGGGCCCTGTCTCAGCTCTGCCAAACAGAGACCTCCAGTTAGCGAATGCCCCtcgctgtgcctcagtttccccaggccTGGGGGATGGCGGCCGTATCCCGTCTCCCCTCCCCAAAGGCAGATGCTGTGTGCGTGTTCAGCCCCTGCCTACGCCTGCCCTCACCTGCCCTCCCCACTTTTTGGGGAGATAGGGCTCATTTTGaaccctcccagcccctccctggGGGGGGCTCTTGCAGAGGaggggctgccccacagctccctccagcagcaggtGCCCCACAGGTGGTTTGAGGGCCACTGGGGTCTCCCCCTTCTCTCGCTTCCCCCCTccaggcctggggcagtgggggctgcaggcaggagaggccGGGGCCGTGCAGGGCGGGTGCCCCGTGCCCCTCCATGGGACtgggagccccagcaccccccccacaccccgcagggGGCCAGGAGCagtggggccgggagcggggcagcacgccggggctgggggggccaccGGCAACTTTTGTACATTTGAATGTTTGACCCTTTTTTTGAGCGTACGTTGAATGCAGCGTTCGGTCGCAGAGACCggggttttttgtatttaataaaagTTTCAAAAGTTTGCGGGGTTtgtggaggcggggggggttgggggggcagcAGGTCACCATGAGATGGGGCAGTTTCAGCATCCAGTGGGATGGGGCAGACgacagccctgctggccacctccagctgggggagcagagcccccccgcctcccttgCCTACTCttggggcagcactggggggggCTCCTGCCCCACAAGGTGCCCAGGGCTGCCCTTACTGTGCCATGGGACACTTCCTGCCCCTCCTCCCCTTGGGGACAACGGTCTCCCCTAGCAAGGACAAATCCCTGTAGCTCCAACTGGATTTGTAGGTATGACTGGGGCAAGGGAGTGTTCCCCATCGCCCAACCTGGCTGCTCAGTGCCAGTGCTGGACATCCAAGTGGAAAAGGGCTGCACCCATGGGACATGGTCTCCAaacccctccttccctccccagggtCCCCAAAGAAGGGCACAACGGGACACGGCCTCAGGAATATAAATCTCATTAAAATCTAGGATACTTTAGAACTCTACACCGGgagagacactggcacaggcagCGCTGCCCAGGGACGCGCGCGTTATTGCTAACAATTAGAGGTGAAGAGTAGCGGCGTGACACGTGGGGCAGGGCATGGGCACCATGCGGGAACCTGCGCCCCCTCGCCGTGACACGGCGGGGGGCTCGGGACGGGGGAGCTGGAACGTCCTGCCGGGGCTCAGCACCCACCGCCTGCCGCCACCGTGCCAAGCCGCGCCATGTCCCTGTGCCAACCTCGGGGCTGTGGCATGGGGAGCACAGGGcactggctgggaggggagcagcggGATGGGAAGGGTCCCACCCCATCCACCCCAAATCAAGAGCTCCAGCCCGTTGGCTGGAGCTGGAAGACAGATTTAAGACCCAGTGCATCCTGCTCCACTAATACTGGTTGGGGACCAAGTGTCCCCAGATGGCTCGGAGCGAGCGGGCTGGTGCAGCCCTCTGTGTCTCCACTGGTACCTCTCACTAGTagcagctgggggggctggtCCATCCTGCTCCCCCTTAGCACCATGGAAggctcccccccggccctccccccccccccccccatcaccccttgGCCAGGCTTAAGtgctccccagcctcctgcccccctgcagggcaggcagcagtgctgggctgTGCCCATGCTGCTTATGGCTGTGCCCAGCTTTGCGGGCAGTGCCTGGCCACCCAGGTGGGCAACTACAGCCCCTCGATGGGgcagcggggtgggggtgggggtagtTGCAGTGCTgcatggggggggtggggaggggggggccatACCAGCTCGCCGCCTGCACAGCCCTGGGGTAGCATGCATATGTGCGTGCCCATGTGTGCCTGTACCGTGTCTGTGAGGGACACGCACGCGTGTGCTCTAAGTGCTTGTGTCTTGTGCTGTGAGATCCTGCTGCCCGTGCAGGCAGCGTGCTTGCCCCCCGTCTCCCTGTGCTGGACCAGTGCCTGGCActgtccctgggcacagccaCCCGTGGGACCCTGCAGGCTCTGAGCCACAGTGGGTGCCCAGCCGGGTCAGGGGTCCCTACAGTGCCAACCTCCACCATGATGGCCCTGTGCACAcacagcttggggggggggggttgtgtggtGGGGGGATGTGTGCTACGGGCAGTCCCTGTGAACCCCAGCCCTGGTCCCCACAGGTATCCCCCCATGGGGGATACCCCACGCCATCTCCATGGGTAGGTCAGGAGGGTGCCCCACGGCGGGGCAGGCTGCCCGGctgcgggggggccggggggcatCCCGCTCCCCCTCCATCCTGTGCATCCCCCCTGGGTCAGGGCCCCTGCAAAGTGCCTCTGGCTCCCGGCCCTCCCGGGGCTGTGCCCCCTCCTCTCTTGTCCCAGCGTCGCGCACAAAGGTTACCGTAAACACGAGGGTTAACGAAcgccacggggggggggggacggggtggggggttAACCGGCAAGGAGGTGGGGGGGTCTCGGGGACGGGCGCTGAGAGCCCCCCGCGGTCCGGTGCGGCCCGGAGCCAGGCTCCGCCAGCGGAAGGTGCAAAAGTGTCACCGCGCGGGAGGGGTTAGAGGGGGTGTGGGGACGGCGGGGGGTCACAGTCTGGAGTCCTGGCTGTGGGCTGAGCCGTTGCTGCCCTGCACGGGGGAGGCAGCCGCCGCCTCGCTCCGGCCCTTCtccggctgcaggggctgcacCTCCAGGTGGGACTCGGTGGAGGGGCTGAACGCCGGGGCGTAGCGCCCGCTGCGGTGCTCTGGCAGCGCTGGGCCCCAGTCCTTGCTTGCCTTGGTTGCATTTTTCAAACGctagagagaaagggagaggatggggacaaGGTCAGCACACACCgtgctcccctgccccagcctcccccagcatGCCAGCGACTCCCAGGGGTGGCCGGAGATGGGGTGCCCCACGGATGCTGCCCGCACACAGGCGCTGTGGACGCTGACAgctccagtgggatgggggacagcCTTGCAGGCAGCCCCAGGTGGGATTTGGACAAGGCAGGGGGGGGTCTAGCTCTTGGCCACCCACCTCCAGCAGCGTGTCCCCCTCGGAGCGGCACACTTTGTAGATGGCGTAGATGGGGATGCAGATGACGGAGGAGAGCGCCATGAGGAAGCCGATGCTGATGGCCCAGGTGGGGTAGATGTAGTCGTTGTAGGAGATGGGCCGGTACTGGATCACTGTGAAGACCAGGATGAACTGGGGAGGGACAGGCAGGATCAGCCAGTGGAGAGCAGCCAGCCTGCTCTGCAACCCCCCAACCGCCCcactctgccccatccctgctgcccaccacagcccagcacccccttccCGAGGGTGGGCAAGTGCCGGGCCCAGGAGGGCTCCCGGCCCCCTATCCTTCTATGGCCCTGTGCCACATAGTCACGATGCTCACAAAGATGATGGCAGGTGAGATGAAGCGCCAGCAGATCTGGAAGAAGAGCGGGGGTGGGAAGCCCAGCATCATCTCAATATCCTTGAAGTAGCTGCGGTGCCCTGCAGGGACAAGTGGCCATCAGCCCCCGTGCGACTGAGCTGGGGCCCCTATGGGACCCCAAGccccttcccatccctgcccAGCTCCAGACCCCGGGTGGTGGGACCCACCAGGCTCCTTTGGGTCATGGGTGCCCTGATTGGCCAAAGGCTTTGCACTCCTCAGCCAGTTAGCACACAGCAAAACGCTGATTGGCCAGAAGTTAGCACACCCTCTTCCCCACTGGTTGGCTGGGACAGCCCTGCCGGCTGATTGGCCACAGGTGTTTGCACCTACCATAGATGTACATGATGGCCACGCACATGATGCAGGAGATGACGACCAGGGAGAAGCTGGCGGCGTAGTTGTCCATCAGCAGGAGCCAGTAGATGCCCGCCTGCAAGAAGGATCCATTGGCATGGCTGCCCCAGCGGTACCACCGCGTTGTCAGGGCACCAGCACAGCCGTGCTGCCAGGGCCAGCATGGCAACACACAGCCTGGATACCACCACCATGGTCGGCATGGCAACACCCGATGCCATCGCCAGTGTTGCCATAGCAATGCTTAGTCTGGATACTATTGCCAGTGTTGGCATGGCAACACCAAGCCCTGAGTGTCATCGCCACCAGGGTGGTCATGGCAACAATATAGACGTGGCTGATGGTGTCAGCACAAGGTCGCCATGGCAATGGCACCCCGTCACCACAGTCCCGCGGTCATCTACCTGTGTGGTGAGTGGGACACCCAGCAGGAAGCCCACCACGGCCACCCCCAGCGTCACGAAGGTCTTCCTGCGGATGATCCACTCGTTGCCCACCTCGTCCACAATGGCCGTGACCAGGGTCTCCAGCAAGCAGAACTGTACATGGGGTGGAAAGGGCAGCATGTCAGCTCAGACCACCACCTTGTCCCCACCATGCCACCCTGCCACTCCAACCCAACTTGCTAGCCCCACCACAGTGCCCCATCATGACCTACCTGTGTGCCCAGTCCCAGAAGGATGAGCATGAAGAAGAAGAGGATGGACCAGAGGGGCGAGATGGGAAGCAGGGTGAGGGCCTCAGGGTAAGCGACGAAGGCCAGGCCAGGGCCGTGGTCAGCCACCTTGGAGACGTCCACGCCCAAGTGGTTGGCCATGAAGCCCAGGATGGAGAAGATGACGAAGCCAGCGTAGACACTGGTGGCGCAGTTGGTGATGCTGATGATGATGCTGTCCCTGTGGGGAGAGTGGTCAGGgttggtggtggggctggaggacagCAGCGGGGCTGGTGGCCGTGGCCGGGCACTCACCGGTAGCAGTTGTTGTGGAACTTGTTGTAGGAGGCCATGGTGATGAGCCCACCCCAGGCACAGCCCAGTGAGTAGAAGATCTGTGAGGCTGCATCACCCCACACCTGTGACAGTGAGGTGGTCAGTGCTGTGTCCCCCagtcctcctccctctcctggccACCCACCACCCCTCGTCCCTGCTCACCTTGGCGTCAAGGATCTTGTCCCACTGAGGTGTCAGGTAGTACATGATACCAGTGAGGGCCCCCTCTAGCGTGATGCCGCGCACGAAGAGGATGGTGAGCACCACGTAGGGGAAGGTGGCCGTGAAGTACACCACCTGTGGGGCGGCATCTCAgtagggcagggctggggtcagGGGGTGGGGGCCACAGACAAGGGGATGTGGCCTGAGACAGGGGGTGTGGTTATGGTATGGGGCAGGGGCTATGGACCAGGAGAGGGGTTATGGTCCAGAATGTGGAGCGGGTACCTTCCCCGAGGACTTGACGCCCTTGATGAGGCAGAGGAAGACGACGACCCAGGAGACGCCCAGGCAGCCCAGGAGGGGCAGCCTCACTTCACCCAGGTTCCCGATGTCATCCGAGAGGTCCAGCACATACCTCCTGCGCAGGGGGCAGCCGGCGTCAGCAGGGCCCcgacaccaccacctcctcccctgtcccccgtcccccgtccccacTACCTCCAGTACTCCTCGCTGGGGCTGGTGCGCTTCTGGGTGGTGTTGAGGAAGCGGGTGAGGTTGAGGGCGGCGCGGCTGGAGACGTTCCCGTCCAGCACCCCCACGCAGTCGGGCGTGTTCCAGGCGTTGCTGCAGTACGTCCAGGGCAGCACGCGCGTCATGGACACAAAGAAGTAGTAGAAGGCAATACAGATCACCACGTTGTAGTAGATCCCGATGTACGTGGACACCACCATCATCCCGTAGCCCACGCCTGGGAACAGCACCGGGGAGGGGTGAGCGGCATGGTGCGGCGCAGGGCGGGCACGGCGCGGCGTGGTGTGGGGAGAGCGGGCGGCACGCGGCGCTGTCGGCAGCCTTGCAGCCATGCTGCGGCTCAGGGCCCGCCTATGGCACTGGGGTGAAGCACCCCACGGCTCAGTCCACCACCTCGCATGGGGTCCTACCTCCAAGCAAGCCCGGTGGCACTGAGGGTCCCCTGGGACATGTGGCAATGCACAGGCTGCAGGCAAACCCTTGGGGTCTGCAGCCCTGGAGAACCACTGGGTGGGGGTCTCGCCTTGCACCGCCATCGTGACTTTAGGGCTGCAGCTACCTGGTGGCAGGTGACAGAGGCCACACAAGCACGGGGACATGCACCCAGGCTGAGGATGTGTGGGCGCATCACCCAGCAGGCAGCATGTACGCATGTGCCAGGGGAATTGGCAGCGCGGGAGCACACCGGTGTGCCAGGAGGTGCACCCGGAGCGGGTCTAGCCATGGCAGGGCAAGCTCTGAGCAGGGCTGGTGcccatggggcagggagaggactGCAGGAGTGTGCCCACAGCCAGAGGGGCCATGGACACCCGCAGCATGTTCAGGGGACCCGAGCGGCCTCTGCAAGGATGATGCGTGGGGGACACATGTGGCGTGTGCAGGGATGCATGTGTTAACGCCTGCAGCGGATGCCAGTGCAGGGCTGGGGTGCGCACGGGGGATGCGTCGTGTGTGCAGGGACATGTGTAACGCGTGCAGGGGACGCCAGGTGGGCTGTGTGCGCAGGGCAGCGTGGCCTGGGCCGGGTGTGCGCACAGGGGACCCCTGCAACGTGGTCAGCAGCGTGTGTGCAAGGCTTGTGTGTGCAAGGCGTGTAGGGCCGTGTGAGCCGCAGGTGCCTGCATGGGGCTGTGCAACGTGACAGAGGTGTGcgtgtggcgggggggggctgtgctggtgggTGCCCCATTGCTGACGGGTGCCGGTGGGGACGGGCAGCCCCTTACCTTTGAACATGGGGCTGACCCTCCAGACGCCGAGGCAGCCCTGGCTGGCGAACTGTCCGAAGGAGAGCTCCATG is a genomic window of Rissa tridactyla isolate bRisTri1 chromosome 8, bRisTri1.patW.cur.20221130, whole genome shotgun sequence containing:
- the SLC6A9 gene encoding sodium- and chloride-dependent glycine transporter 1 isoform X1, producing the protein MADKCSEGLLNGAVPGERGKQDKSVKRGNWGNQIEFVLTSVGYAVGLGNVWRFPYLCYRNGGGAFMFPYFIMLVFCGIPLFFMELSFGQFASQGCLGVWRVSPMFKGVGYGMMVVSTYIGIYYNVVICIAFYYFFVSMTRVLPWTYCSNAWNTPDCVGVLDGNVSSRAALNLTRFLNTTQKRTSPSEEYWRRYVLDLSDDIGNLGEVRLPLLGCLGVSWVVVFLCLIKGVKSSGKVVYFTATFPYVVLTILFVRGITLEGALTGIMYYLTPQWDKILDAKVWGDAASQIFYSLGCAWGGLITMASYNKFHNNCYRDSIIISITNCATSVYAGFVIFSILGFMANHLGVDVSKVADHGPGLAFVAYPEALTLLPISPLWSILFFFMLILLGLGTQFCLLETLVTAIVDEVGNEWIIRRKTFVTLGVAVVGFLLGVPLTTQAGIYWLLLMDNYAASFSLVVISCIMCVAIMYIYGHRSYFKDIEMMLGFPPPLFFQICWRFISPAIIFFILVFTVIQYRPISYNDYIYPTWAISIGFLMALSSVICIPIYAIYKVCRSEGDTLLERLKNATKASKDWGPALPEHRSGRYAPAFSPSTESHLEVQPLQPEKGRSEAAAASPVQGSNGSAHSQDSRL
- the SLC6A9 gene encoding sodium- and chloride-dependent glycine transporter 1 isoform X2; the encoded protein is MFPYFIMLVFCGIPLFFMELSFGQFASQGCLGVWRVSPMFKGVGYGMMVVSTYIGIYYNVVICIAFYYFFVSMTRVLPWTYCSNAWNTPDCVGVLDGNVSSRAALNLTRFLNTTQKRTSPSEEYWRRYVLDLSDDIGNLGEVRLPLLGCLGVSWVVVFLCLIKGVKSSGKVVYFTATFPYVVLTILFVRGITLEGALTGIMYYLTPQWDKILDAKVWGDAASQIFYSLGCAWGGLITMASYNKFHNNCYRDSIIISITNCATSVYAGFVIFSILGFMANHLGVDVSKVADHGPGLAFVAYPEALTLLPISPLWSILFFFMLILLGLGTQFCLLETLVTAIVDEVGNEWIIRRKTFVTLGVAVVGFLLGVPLTTQAGIYWLLLMDNYAASFSLVVISCIMCVAIMYIYGHRSYFKDIEMMLGFPPPLFFQICWRFISPAIIFFILVFTVIQYRPISYNDYIYPTWAISIGFLMALSSVICIPIYAIYKVCRSEGDTLLERLKNATKASKDWGPALPEHRSGRYAPAFSPSTESHLEVQPLQPEKGRSEAAAASPVQGSNGSAHSQDSRL